The Saccharopolyspora gloriosae genome window below encodes:
- the epsC gene encoding serine O-acetyltransferase EpsC, with product MKEDLDTVLGKDPSVRSRAEALLHASITALWTYRIAHRCYRNRRYVPARVLANAARILTGIEIHPGARIGRRFFVDHGAAVVIGETCVIGDDVMLYHQVTLGSVGWWKDGGPGSTRHPVIGDHVVVGTNASVLGAIEIGAGAHIAAHAVVTRSVLPGAVVHARDGRQGARTPAS from the coding sequence ATGAAAGAGGACTTGGACACGGTCCTCGGCAAGGACCCGTCGGTCCGCAGCAGAGCCGAAGCGCTGCTGCACGCCAGCATCACCGCGCTCTGGACGTACCGGATCGCGCACCGCTGCTACCGGAACCGCCGGTACGTCCCGGCCAGGGTGCTGGCGAACGCGGCGCGCATCCTGACCGGCATCGAGATCCACCCCGGTGCGCGCATCGGACGGCGGTTCTTCGTCGATCACGGTGCCGCCGTGGTGATCGGCGAGACCTGCGTCATCGGGGACGACGTGATGCTCTACCACCAGGTGACCCTCGGCTCGGTGGGCTGGTGGAAGGACGGCGGTCCGGGCTCCACCCGGCATCCCGTCATCGGCGACCACGTCGTGGTGGGCACCAACGCGAGCGTGCTCGGTGCCATCGAGATCGGTGCCGGGGCGCACATCGCCGCCCACGCGGTCGTCACCCGCTCCGTGCTGCCTGGGGCCGTCGTGCACGCCAGGGACGGCAGGCAGGGCGCGCGCACCCCGGCTTCCTGA
- a CDS encoding NAD(P)/FAD-dependent oxidoreductase yields the protein MTADVRVLVVGAGVIGVSVAYHLAAHPSVQVTVCEQNQVAEVGATAKSGGLIRGLHMSDVDLELAARAVPLMRDLTARHAGPGRFRRTGFAFITDEANRGVLEAHVARARQAGIRIALHDRESVRSAHPDLRLAATEVVAVEQDAGYAAPAEISAALARLAADRGVRFRLRSRVQHLSVGEGGPVVAELPGADVEADVVVLANGIWSHHLGATAGVSVPIRSRPIGTASVAATGAGPVRIPLVIDDVLGTYYRPDGDAGVLFGVDQELGDERGSAELDRRTVLAARDALSERVPRTAGAAVVGGGVGFEAYTPDRRPLVGWSGKPGIYLATGMSGGGFKLAAGVGHAVASEIATGAPNPMSAAYRPDRFATSESISSDYTYSTV from the coding sequence ATGACCGCGGACGTCCGGGTGCTCGTCGTCGGTGCCGGGGTCATCGGTGTCAGCGTCGCGTACCACCTCGCGGCGCACCCCTCGGTGCAGGTCACCGTCTGCGAGCAGAACCAGGTCGCGGAGGTCGGTGCGACCGCGAAGTCCGGCGGTCTGATCCGCGGACTGCACATGTCCGATGTGGACTTGGAGCTGGCCGCGCGCGCGGTCCCGCTGATGCGCGACCTCACCGCGCGGCACGCCGGCCCGGGGCGGTTCCGGCGCACCGGGTTCGCGTTCATCACCGACGAGGCCAACCGCGGCGTGCTCGAAGCCCACGTCGCGCGGGCCCGGCAGGCCGGCATCCGGATCGCCTTGCACGACCGGGAATCCGTGCGGTCCGCGCACCCCGACCTGCGGCTCGCGGCCACCGAGGTGGTGGCCGTCGAGCAGGACGCGGGCTACGCGGCGCCCGCGGAGATCTCGGCGGCGCTGGCGCGGCTGGCGGCCGACCGGGGCGTGCGGTTCCGCCTCCGCAGCCGGGTGCAGCACTTGTCGGTCGGCGAGGGCGGGCCGGTCGTCGCCGAGCTGCCCGGCGCGGACGTGGAGGCCGACGTCGTGGTGCTGGCCAACGGGATCTGGTCGCACCACCTGGGCGCCACGGCCGGGGTGAGCGTGCCCATCCGGTCCCGTCCCATCGGTACGGCCTCGGTCGCCGCCACCGGCGCCGGACCGGTGCGGATTCCGCTGGTCATCGACGACGTCCTCGGCACCTACTACCGGCCGGACGGGGACGCGGGCGTGCTGTTCGGGGTGGACCAGGAGCTCGGCGACGAACGGGGCTCGGCCGAACTCGACCGGCGCACGGTGCTCGCCGCCCGCGACGCGCTCTCCGAACGGGTCCCCCGCACCGCAGGGGCCGCCGTGGTGGGCGGCGGCGTGGGCTTCGAGGCGTACACACCGGACCGGCGGCCGCTGGTGGGCTGGTCCGGGAAGCCCGGGATCTACCTGGCCACCGGGATGAGCGGCGGCGGTTTCAAGCTCGCCGCCGGAGTCGGGCACGCCGTCGCGAGCGAGATCGCGACCGGGGCGCCGAACCCGATGTCCGCCGCCTACCGGCCGGACCGGTTCGCCACCAGCGAATCGATCTCGTCGGACTACACCTACAGCACGGTCTGA
- a CDS encoding cupin domain-containing protein — MRTTPWEIAVDLRSWPSNGLTYEADYNLRAKRLSAPEVIGKFPFEGAWCAVAPGQTSTAHAHHEREIFFFFGGTGTVRVGDEAEPVAYGDEVHIRPGVEHEVTNDGADDLVYLSIWFPTGEATPA, encoded by the coding sequence ATGAGGACGACACCTTGGGAGATCGCCGTGGACCTGCGTTCCTGGCCGAGCAACGGGTTGACCTACGAGGCCGACTACAACCTGAGAGCGAAGCGCCTGTCCGCTCCGGAGGTCATCGGGAAGTTCCCGTTCGAAGGCGCGTGGTGCGCGGTCGCCCCGGGGCAGACGTCCACGGCGCACGCGCACCACGAACGCGAGATCTTCTTCTTCTTCGGTGGCACCGGCACGGTGCGGGTGGGCGACGAGGCGGAACCGGTCGCCTACGGCGACGAGGTGCACATCCGGCCCGGCGTGGAGCACGAGGTGACCAACGACGGCGCCGACGACCTCGTCTACCTGTCCATCTGGTTCCCCACCGGCGAGGCGACCCCCGCATGA